In the genome of Equus caballus isolate H_3958 breed thoroughbred chromosome 3, TB-T2T, whole genome shotgun sequence, the window TCACTCCTCCATGGCTGCCTCCCAAACAATGCATCGCACATGTTGAAACGTTTTGAGTTTCCCtgaaatggatgaagaaaatctGAACATTGTCAGTATTTGAATAAATATGCGTGAACACTCAAGCTTGGAGAGAGGAAACAAAATCCAACCAGAGAATTGAAATGTAGTTTCTCCACTAGATAGCAGACCAAGACAGATGACCTTTGGAAGGTCCCGCCTCTAATCACCCAACTAAAACGTTGGTTTTCTCTGTCAGctgacttttttccctttacaACACCAAGTATTTTTCATGTCATTAGACCGTTCACATGTAAAGGTTTGGTATAATCTGGGATATAAGTAGCAGAGTGAGTTCAGTTCATTTATCTGCAATTTAAATTCTGATATAGTTTTCTTCACTTCATTAATTGCCTCcagttttatgtgtgtgtgcgccaaaattgtcttttattaaaaaaaaaaagcaaagtactAAGAATAGTTTATTCTGGAATTCTCATGGTGACTAATTTATTAGGTGATGTGTTAGGTCTTTCCATTGATACTGATTTCTGTCAAACCTAGCCGACGGAGaataaataagggaaaaaagataTTCCTTGTTTTCATGTTCTACTTAGCAttcttttcagattctctctcttgctatacacatatacatacacacacatactatatGAATGTGTGTGAATATGTACACACTCTCTCAACGTACATGTCTGCAGATGTACATTCATAGATATAATGTCTATTATATATTGTGTATGTCTCTTTATATGATATATGGCAGCACAGTGAGTGTTTAGGAGTGAAGACTCTGGAGCCTGACTTCCTGGATACAAATCCTAGCTTACTAGTTGGAACACTTACTAACAGTcgtctgcctcagtttcctcatttgtaaaatggggataagaatggTACCCATGTAATAGGCTGGCAGTGCAGGTTGAAGGATTTAATAGGGTGTGGCACGTGTTAACCATTATTTGTGCATGTCTGGAGAAACTGATTTATTCCACAGCTTATATCGCAACGTTTATTTCGTAAGAAAAGCGCCTTCTATCTATCCACTGTGGGAGCTTGGATCTCTTGAAGACGCCACAATGTTGACACTGACTTGTATTCACTTGTGTTATATGTATTATTCAACTCAGTAATCTAGGTGTGTATGGAACATGCCAGTCATGGTTTCAGCTGTTTGGGAACTTACGTCTTACAGAGACAAGAGAAATCATATGCGCCTTTCTTTCTctatcctgtctctctctctttcttcttgtctcAGCCCTTCTCATTTACAAGAATGTCAGGAAGGGAGAGGCATACCAATTAGTAATTCAACCCAGCTGCCAATAACCAAAAAGCAGAGCAGTTGCTTAACAAATAGAGAATCATTTTCCTCAAAGAACAAGCGCTCTGAAGGCAGGAGGGCTGCCGGAGCAGATCTAGTGGCATCGCTATGATTATTTGGTCCTTTTATGTTAGAAAACCTAACACTGCTCTTTTACTATCACACTCACAATatttctgacaccagatgtgtggggtttttttccccacaccaagcacttctgtgacaccagctgggtgtcctacaatttaactcaattaaaTTGAGTTAATCTAATTCAAGTTAAGGGGtaagtcccacaagactgccccctccccattcggatgccaattgcaagtccaggttgtcacctgtgcctCTGACCTATCAGCTATAAATAAGAGgctcccacaaccccctccttgggttcacagaactcaggaagacAATTTACTTACTGTTTACCGGTTTATTGTAAAAGGGTATGATAAAGGATGCAGAtaaacagccagatggaagagatgcatagggcaaggtgtgTGGGAAGGGGCGCAGAGCTTCCGTGCCCTCTCCAGGTGGGCCACTCTCCCCGCACCTCCACATATTCACCGACCTGGAGGCACTCTGAACTccatacttttgggatttttttggaGGCTTCCTTACATAGGCATAATCagttattaactccatttccagcccctcttccctctctggagaTTGGGGGTAGGGCTGAACATTTCAAGCTtttaatcatggcttggtctttctggtcaccagcccccatccaggagcccactcagggtcacctcattagaacaaaagatactGCTGTCATCCAAGAAACTCCAAGGGGTTTGGGAACTCTACgtcaggaactggggtcaaagaccaaacattagaacaagagatgctcctTAGTGGTCTTAGCACGTAGGAAATCACAAGGGTTTTAGGATCTCTGTGCCAagaaccaggggcagagaccaatatatatattttctattatctcacacctTTCCTTCATGATCACAAATGGCTGCTGCACCTCCAAGCATCGTGTAAATGATAAGCAAAGAAGAGTAGggtaagaaaggagaaagggtgGTACTAGCTGAATAAGCTCCTCTTATCATGAAAAAGCAAAAGCCTTCCAGAGCTCCCGTCCTCCCTTCCCAGGAGGCTTAGGTCTGATTTCTAGAATGGCGTCACAAGGCCGTTAGCTAGAAAAGCATCTATACTAAaggtcaggaaaaagaaataggctGGAAATGATTTGGGATCAGCCAATGAATAATATCTGCCAAAGTAAGTTTTTGTCTTGGCTTTGCGTTTGGGCTTCTTTTTCTCAAATTCTCCCtgtttccctccctccaccccattcccctctttgTCTGGAAGGAGGTAGAACTGAGAAAAGGGATAACATGGAGATTGGTTTCAGGAAACAAAATTTGCCTTATAAGAAGTTATCAATGTGCAACAGAGGAAAGAGCATAGAAGGATATGAAGCAGGGCACTTTACCGGAGCAGCGGGAGGTCAGAGGACAAAGGAAACACTGGATCAAGCAGAGCTGGATGAGGGGATGTGTTCATGCTGTATTCAGTGGATTAATGCCACAGCACTGCCTTCGAGAGGCAGAACTAAACTTGTTGCAAATGGAGCACCGCAGACAACAGACTTTCTTATGGATCGTTTAATTACAGATTATCATATGAGAGATACTGTTTATTTTCATGTCTACAGAACAAACAACAAGGGAATGCTTTTGTGACATtcacaaactatttttaaatgacacCTATTCAACTGTTATATATTCCATAAAtctttaaggaattttttttttccttaagaaaagcttcatgggccagccctgtggccgagtggttgggttcgtgtgctctgcttcggcggcccagggttcgcaccctgggagcagacatggcaccgctcgttgggccatgttgaggcagcgtcccacatgccacagctgaaaggatccacaactgaaaaaatatacaactatgtactggggggatttggggagaaaaaagcagggaaaaaaacaaagagaagcttCATGACTCTGAATGGAATTTCACACTATGACCATTAAAATAGCAACAAATTCTCCCCAAGAGGCCAGGTTTCTCGGTGTTCTCAATGCCCCGCTCTGTCCTTCTTCATCTGGTCTGCTGTCAGGTGGCTCTCCTTTACCATCAAGCCACAGGTGACAGGTACTCGAACCCTTATCCTGTTGGGAATGTCTAGTGGACTAGTCACCATCGCTCTCACTTGAACTGTCACTGTCAGATGACTCACTGCTGTCACGCTTTCTAGGGTGACTAAAGCTTCTATTGGGATGGGGTTTTCTGTAATCCCAGGGACCTTTCCTTTGTGCCATACCCTTATTCCCTGAAGAGTTATTTTGTCCGTGGGGCACATAATGATATTTTCTGCTGTGTGTTATAGTCCCCTCATTATTGGGGACATTATGGGaaccaatttcatttttaatttcatgatcAAGACCACGAGAAGGGGTGAACCGGCCCTGACTTTTGCTCTTACCAGGaaatctttgtttttcatttgaggTCACTTGATTCCTATTAGAATGTTCTGGACTTTTCCTACCACTACCTTTGCCATTTTTTGGAACTTCATTATAATTAGTACTTTCAGTTACATCACTagtgccttcttttcttttctcttttgagggTGGATCAGGGTAATGAAACTCGACTTGCCCTTGGTGAGCATTTTGGCTGCCGGCATCcactctgtttccttcttttccaggGAGCTTCTTAAAATCAGTGCTGCCTATGATGTCGTTGCTGCCCTCCACTAGGCTCACACCAGCAGCATTTGCCTCTTTTGCTGTTCCATCCCTGGTTCCGATGGCATTTCcgccattttcttcttcctctgggatcTCGTTATAACCTGGCCCTCTTGCGTCAGGATGACTCGTCTCAGCTTCACTTGGGCCGGAGAACTCTGTTTGAACATCTGCACCTTCTGGGTCAGGACCAATAGCTTCTCCTTTACCAGATATGTCCTTAAAAGGTTGCCCATCTCCACTGAAAGGAGAGATATCATTGTCCCCCCTCTCTTGAAGATCTGGGTAACCACTGCCTTCAACATCACTGGGGATTTTTTTGACTTTTGGGAGCTGTTTTAGATAGTCAGTGTTGTGTTGGATACGGTAGGTGCTTTTGCTTTTTACTGGAATATTCTGGGCTTGGGGATCTTTTTGATgactctttttatcttttgaggGGCCTTTAGCATAGCTCGCTCCTGCTGGAATTTTGCTTACAACTTTCCTGGGtttgttctctttgttttcttcccccaAGAGTTCAACCACCGTCCCTGGCTCCATTATGTGCTGCATATTCTTTCTGATGAGAGGGGCACTGTATTCTTCTTGGTCATGGAGTTTGCTGACAGCATCATCTCCATCCTTGGCTCCATTATTCCCAGTGGATTCAGgatatgtggacatctttaggtcATTGCGGGCATTTTCCTTTTTGCTAATACGATAGTCTTCCTTCACTGTCTGTCTATCTTCAAAAAGAGTTTGAGATTTACTACTTTGGTTATTTTCATTGGCTCCAAGAAGAGAcaagtctttctctctttcctgggcAATGTTTTCTTTAGGTGCTGGCTCTTGATTTCTTCCCTTGCCGGAAACGTGAACAGCaatattgtctttgtttttttcttccttctaaagTGTAATTTCCAACAGAAAGtgattattttatgttaaattttaaaaatctaataattcTTAGGCAATACAAAAGAACAACAACCATCAAATACTTAATAAAAAGAGTCCATTAACTCAGTAGAGGTTTGTTGGTGGAGATAATTCTGGAAGGGCCAAAGCAGgtttcacagagaaagaagaatgagcGAGGCTTGAAGGATGGGTAAGATTCAGATACATGGAAGGAAGCAGTGAGAATATTCTAAGAATACATGGCATATTCAAATGTTTGGAAACAGGAAACACTTGAAAAATAATATGAGTAAAACTTTAAGGTTGGAGTAGAAGAATCCtaaagaagagaataagaaataaatatggaaatgtaGGAGGACCTGGAGGAGGACCTGAATTTAAGAAAGACATTGTGGTCCCCATCTTGTGACAAGGGAGTCTCGGCAGGTGAAGTGGGATTCATATCTTTAAAACAAtcattgtctctttttctctcttcccttttgccCTGGTTTTCAGAGGTGTTCATCTGCCTaaaggaagattttctttttcttttcctttcttcttcttcttttcttttattacagaaatatacAAACAGAAGAAACTGGGTAACTCAGTTTCTGACATTCAAACAAAGGATTTTGCAGCAAGTGTTGAAATCCCAGCTATGGTCTGAAAAAggattcattaattttctttccttccccttttGTCAGATAATAAACCAAATTTGGTAGTTTAGATCAATAGTCCTCAAATTTAGCATTTATCAGAACTATTTGGAAGGCTGGCTAAAACAAAGATTCTTGGACCCAGTggccagagtttctgattcagcaggtctgagaTGGGGCTCtagaatttgcatttaaaacaagGTCCTgctgatgttgatgctgctggtctgtggccACATTTGGAGATCTACTGTTCTAGACAATAAGGTTACGTACTGGAGGTCCAGATGAGAAAAGTCCTTGGAAGATTATCgggatgaaaaagagaaagtggaggaggagagtaaaGTGTTTATGCATGCgtcttaatttgtcttttttttgtgggAGGATGATCTGTAAAGATGCTGCTTCATAGGCTGCACTTGACCAACCTGGGGTGCAACCAAGTTGCAATAAGCTTGGCAGAAAAATGTGGTCAAGAGGAAAGAGGGACTGAGATCGACTTTGCCCATGCTACTCAATGTTTCCTTGTGACACAGGCTAGATATGGGAGTGTGTGAGAGTCTGGTCAGGAACTTTCCAGAGGGTGTCATAGTGGAGGGAATGAAGTGGTTCTAAAACGAGCAATGTCCACGGGACATGTGCACTAGAGACAAATGTGAGTCATATTCAAACAAAGAGGGGTCTAAATTGTGCATGAGAGCCCGGAGAGGCTGAATCACCACTGGATGCCAAGCAAGACCGTACTGTTTGCATCTTAAGCAATGGTAGCCAGTGACTTCATCTTAGGCTCCAGCAGGGCAAGGAGCACACAAGTGGTCCAGCAACGTTGCCCCATGTATGTCTGAGGATTCCATGTCTTCCTCTTTACTATGGCATAAGCCATGTTTGTACCTATGGTATATGGTATGTAGTGAATGGTGTAAGCCACACCCTACTCTCTCATACACCTgcatgccatctgagagagggaaggaaggagaatgagGATCTGAGCATTTTTATCCAAAAGAGACGGAaggatttactttaaaaactatTAGGTAACCTTAAGTTTAAACAGgttgaatttaaattaatttctgcacacaccctcccccaccccctccattAACCTGCGGGTAGGAGCTCTTGAGCAACAGAACAGTTAGAAACAGAATAAATACCATTTCTATCCACCTCAAAATTGTAGGGCTAGTTAAAATTTACAACACCGCCACACAGGCCTTTGAACTGGTGAGTAATATGAAATCAAAATAAGAGATGTTTATTGAGGGACTGGGACATGTTAGAAATTCGGCTGTTCCAAGCAATACCCGAAGACTTATGAATGGCAGAGGGAATACTCCTGCAGGGGACGGGAgtgggggcagggcggggaggCAGAGACCTCATAGCTAACTGCAGTTGGCACAGATACACAGAGTGCCAGAGATTTGTAGAACCTGGGACGCCACGCATAAGAATTGGGTTTTATTTTGCAGGGGATGAAAAGCTAGTAAAGGTTTACGAGCAAGAGATTAACGAAACGAGAAGCAGGGGTTCAGGAGGAATAGTGGTAACAAAGCACAGTTAGGAGGATGCTGCAGGATCCAGGAGCGAGAGGTAATCCCTTGGATTAAGATTATgccaaagaaaaaattacaaagaaaacccTTCTATTGATGCCCAAATAGAATAAGCAAAGCTAAAATGAACTGGGATGTTGACATGCAAAAAtgaagacaagagacaaagataacTTTAATAGGAGCCATATTGATGTTGAGAGGATATAGATGCTCTCAGGACAAGTCCTTCCCAGTTCCCACGACCTGTGGTCAGCTCTTCCCTCTTTGGACATTTTATGGGCAAATTGTTTGCTATTTTTCCTGTCAGATCTTTTCATTTATGGAAATTCTActtttttcaagttgtttctttttaacctGCAACTCGTAGCTAGTATCTCTTTTTTCCTGAAGCAACAATTACTAAGGAAATGTCCTATTCCATATTCAACCCTTCTGATATTTGGAAAAGTTAAGATTTCCTCCAAACTCATTGAAtgccttctcttctccagctTGACACTGGTAATTCTCCCTTATTGGGTCACTATGTTCAGACCCAACACCCGACTATGGATCTCCCTAGCTGGTGGGGTCCCAAACCAGCCCCAGACTCTGATGTGGCCTGATTGGCCCTGAGCATGCGGCATCTAGTGGCTTCCTGGCCCTGGCCACAGCCCTGTTTTTACTAATGCAGTTTAATTTTGTCCTGTTTTTTTGGCCACCCCCTCAATCTGTTGGCCATTGTTGAGCATGTGGACATCCCCTTGGATGTATTCATTAAATATACGAAAACATATGAAAGCTCCCAGATGGAAGAAAAGTGCAGTTAGCTGGAAGCTTGTGCTTCGGAGGCAAGCATGTAGGGAAGGTAACAAGGGAGAAAGCCCACATTCAGGGAGGCCAGGGTGGCGGGGAAATAACAGGCTGGAGGTGGCAAATGGTCTGTCTTGAGCCCTCCATCAAGTGCTGCCTGAAAGCAGGTGTAACTATGGAAAGAACACAGTATAAGAACATGCCCAACTCTGCTGCTTATGTACGGTGTGACCTTGGAGGCCTTCCTTtgcttctc includes:
- the MEPE gene encoding matrix extracellular phosphoglycoprotein, translated to MPETANPAEAARYSECKRPQRFSKMQIVCWGLLLLSVTWAAPALQPQTEKTEQDCVEEQRITYKGHHEKHGYYIFKYVYTSSGRKNQTDIKKEEKNKDNIAVHVSGKGRNQEPAPKENIAQEREKDLSLLGANENNQSSKSQTLFEDRQTVKEDYRISKKENARNDLKMSTYPESTGNNGAKDGDDAVSKLHDQEEYSAPLIRKNMQHIMEPGTVVELLGEENKENKPRKVVSKIPAGASYAKGPSKDKKSHQKDPQAQNIPVKSKSTYRIQHNTDYLKQLPKVKKIPSDVEGSGYPDLQERGDNDISPFSGDGQPFKDISGKGEAIGPDPEGADVQTEFSGPSEAETSHPDARGPGYNEIPEEEENGGNAIGTRDGTAKEANAAGVSLVEGSNDIIGSTDFKKLPGKEGNRVDAGSQNAHQGQVEFHYPDPPSKEKRKEGTSDVTESTNYNEVPKNGKGSGRKSPEHSNRNQVTSNEKQRFPGKSKSQGRFTPSRGLDHEIKNEIGSHNVPNNEGTITHSRKYHYVPHGQNNSSGNKGMAQRKGPWDYRKPHPNRSFSHPRKRDSSESSDSDSSSESDGD